One part of the Humulus lupulus chromosome 9, drHumLupu1.1, whole genome shotgun sequence genome encodes these proteins:
- the LOC133799769 gene encoding exosome complex component RRP45B-like → MQTYLFLFQVALPSLSSPIPLLLSLSLLLETPTAVGASTTTARGYTRLLSDLRLDGRRPFDYYNLIITFGKEDGSAEVQLGQTHVMGFAMGQLVQPYRDRSNENLLSIFTEFSPMADPSFELGRSSEAAVELGRVIDRGLRANRAVDTESLCVLPGKLVWAIRIDLHILDNGGNLVDTANIDALAALMMFQRL, encoded by the exons ATGCAAACATATCTCTTTCTTTTCCAAGTCGCTCTCCCATCTCTCTCTTCCCCGatccctctccttctctctctctctctcctactCGAAACACCAACAGCTGTGGGGGCTTCAACTACGACGGCGAGGGGCTATACGAGGCTTCTCTCCGACCTCCGACTTGACGGTCGCCGTCCATTCGACTACTACAATCTCATCATCACCTTCGGCAAGGAGGATGGCTCGGCGGAGGTGCAGCTAGGCCAAACCCATGTCATGGGATTTGCCATGGGCCAGCTGGTTCAGCCCTACCGTGACCGATCGAATGAGAACTTGCTTTCCATCTTCACCGAGTTTTCCCCCATGGCTGACCCTTCCTTCGAGCTTGGACGATCCAGCGAGGCTGCTGTTGAGCTCGGCCGCGTTATAGACCGTGGCCTAAG AGCAAACAGGGCTGTTGACACTGAATCACTTTGTGTTCTTCCAGGGAAATTGGTTTGGGCCATCCGTATTGACCTCCATATTCTAGATAATGGAGG AAACCTTGTGGATACTGCAAATATTGATGCTTTGGCTGCTCTCATGATGTTTCAGAGGCTTTAA